A stretch of DNA from Maridesulfovibrio sp.:
GATAAATCCGGCCTTGCCGAATTTGCGTCAGAACTGGCCTGTTTCGGCGTTGAACTTATCAGCACCGGCGGAACGAGAAAAATGCTTCTCGAAGCCGGTCTGGATGTTAAATCTGTAAGCGAAATAACCGGGTTCCCTGAAATTATGGGAGGCCGGGTCAAGACGCTGCACCCGAATGTTCACGGAGGACTGCTGGCGGACAAAGATAATCCGGAACACCTGTCGACTCTTGAAAAACACGGAATCAAGACGATCGACATGGTCTGTGTAAACCTGTATAATTTTGCCCAGGCTGTAAGCGAAGGTCAGGACCTGAAGCACGCTGTCGAACAGATCGACATCGGCGGGCCCACAATGCTTCGCGCTTCGGCCAAGAATTTTCATTCTGTTCTGGTTGTTCCCAGTCCGGTGCACTACCCCCGTATTATAGAAGACATGAAAAAGAACGACGGGAAAATTTCTCTGCACCTGAGAAAGGATTTAGCCGCCGAAACGTTTGCCATGGTTTCGGAATACGATTCCATGATAGCCAAATATCTGGCGGAACACGACGCCTGATTGTAACGGCGGACAGTCAAATTTTCGACTGTCCGCTTTGTTTTTTGTTGCAGTGCTTTGGAATCAGATGTCGGGCACAATTGCCGACAGCACGAAGCTTTTTAAAATTCAGTACAAGGAAGATTCAGCCATAGCTCTTAAAGCGAAAGGAAACACACAGGGCCTCAAACCCAGTGAAATCAAACGCATCAACAGGCTTGCGGACCGCCGGTACAGCGACCC
This window harbors:
- a CDS encoding IMP cyclohydrolase, with amino-acid sequence MDMLPIKRGILSVTDKSGLAEFASELACFGVELISTGGTRKMLLEAGLDVKSVSEITGFPEIMGGRVKTLHPNVHGGLLADKDNPEHLSTLEKHGIKTIDMVCVNLYNFAQAVSEGQDLKHAVEQIDIGGPTMLRASAKNFHSVLVVPSPVHYPRIIEDMKKNDGKISLHLRKDLAAETFAMVSEYDSMIAKYLAEHDA